The Methanocella arvoryzae MRE50 genome includes a region encoding these proteins:
- a CDS encoding CBS domain-containing protein: MELPTPESIKKRRIKLGLTQASLAEKANVSQPLIARIESGDVDPRLSTLRSILTALDEMERCKVTAKDLMTSPVIAVTSSDTVDNAVKLMEKHGFSQLPVIDGGVPVGSISENSVVQAMGTEDFARVSASQVRALMEESFPAVSPGTDMGTVSHLLETYHAVLVMELGKAVGVITKYDVMRLLNK, translated from the coding sequence ATGGAACTGCCAACCCCGGAAAGCATCAAGAAGCGGCGGATCAAGCTCGGCCTCACCCAGGCCTCCCTCGCGGAGAAGGCCAACGTCAGCCAGCCGCTGATCGCCCGCATCGAGTCGGGAGATGTGGACCCCCGACTATCTACACTCCGAAGTATCCTGACTGCCCTGGACGAGATGGAGCGGTGCAAGGTGACGGCCAAAGACCTGATGACCTCACCGGTGATCGCAGTGACGTCATCCGACACAGTGGACAACGCCGTCAAGCTCATGGAGAAGCACGGGTTCTCGCAACTCCCGGTGATCGACGGCGGCGTGCCCGTCGGCAGCATCTCGGAAAATTCTGTCGTACAGGCCATGGGCACCGAAGACTTCGCCAGAGTCAGCGCATCCCAGGTCAGGGCTCTCATGGAAGAGTCCTTCCCGGCAGTATCCCCCGGCACAGACATGGGCACAGTCTCCCACCTGCTCGAGACCTACCACGCGGTGCTCGTCATGGAGCTGGGGAAGGCCGTAGGGGTCATCACCAAGTACGACGTTATGCGGCTGCTTAATAAGTGA